One region of Danaus plexippus chromosome 16 unlocalized genomic scaffold, MEX_DaPlex mxdp_23, whole genome shotgun sequence genomic DNA includes:
- the LOC116772191 gene encoding uncharacterized protein LOC116772191 isoform X2, with protein MENAVRTVGPLRVGKKMRKRRELDALVGGPGSRGGRLLSASSDEGEPWGRRASRRPRSRPFIRLAAALAFCVCVVSAATVLWLFVDVRRQIVSLRIEMDRVSSSSASVSDSLQICHTAAKELKANATELTTRLSKLEKDHQELALRMEQATKELAFVSDQLSAAPKLADTPRRLAELQRTVADFGSQIKGFDSALASAKKQAVTASSGVEEVRNILHELEGRNNDTIANITNTIKTEEELKNQLTVLNNTLFNRIYDIENKVREINKPSSTVASITTQPVANVTKITNTTETQGPAKPFVLH; from the exons ATGGAGAATGCCGTGCGGACGGTGGGGCCGCTGCGCGTTGGGAAAAAGATGAGGAAGAGGAGGGAGTTGGACGCTCTGGTGGGAGGTCCGGGGAGTAGAGGAGGGAGGTTACTGTCGGCGTCCAGCGACGAAGGCGAACCCTGGGGTCGTAGGGCTTCCAGGCGGCCCAGATCGAGGCCGTTTATACGTCTCGCAGCCGCTCTAGCCTTTTGTGTGTGCGTAGTATCTGCAGCGACTGTACTGTGGCTATTCGTTGATGTTAGGAGGCAGATCGTATCACTTCGTATAGAAATGGACAGAG TTTCGTCAAGCAGTGCCAGTGTGAGCGACTCGCTCCAGATATGTCATACCGCTGCTAAGGAATTGAAAGCTAACGCGACGGAACTGACCACGAGGCTGTCGAAGCTGGAGAAGGATCATCAGGAGCTGGCCCTGAGGATGGAACAAGCCACCAAGGAACTCGCCTTCGTATCAGATCAGCTCTCAGCCGCACCAAAACTGGCGGACACTCCCAGAAGACTCGCCGAACTACAGAGAACTGTTGCCGACTTTGGATCACAg ATCAAAGGCTTCGATAGCGCGTTGGCGTCGGCTAAGAAACAAGCCGTGACCGCCTCATCAGGAGTGGAAGAAGTCAGGAATATACTGCACGAGCTCGAAGGACGGAATAACGACACGATAGCAAACATAACAAACACCATCAAGACAGAGGAAGAACTCAAAAATCAATTgactgtattaaataatacgcTGTTCAATAGAATATATGACATAGAGAATAAAGTTAGGGAGATTAAT AAGCCATCAAGCACGGTCGCTAGCATCACAACCCAGCCTGTAGCCAACGTCACCAAGATAACGAACACTACTGAGACACAag GACCAGCGAAACCGTTTGTGCTGCATTGa
- the LOC116772191 gene encoding uncharacterized protein LOC116772191 isoform X1, which yields MASPSKTKEQSRLLDLSSDEESEDLQLEIIPNRKRKITRKSYGKDRRNPQSKSSEPSIASEVQCALCWAVRGTVLLWLLMLTWICASLYDQVTTMKLDIGSVSSSSASVSDSLQICHTAAKELKANATELTTRLSKLEKDHQELALRMEQATKELAFVSDQLSAAPKLADTPRRLAELQRTVADFGSQIKGFDSALASAKKQAVTASSGVEEVRNILHELEGRNNDTIANITNTIKTEEELKNQLTVLNNTLFNRIYDIENKVREINKPSSTVASITTQPVANVTKITNTTETQGPAKPFVLH from the exons ATGGCTTCACCATCAAAAACTAAGGAACAAAGTAGACTTTTGGACTTATCGAGTGACGAGGAATCTGAGGATTTACAGCTAGAAATTATACCAAACAGGAAACGGAAAATTACAAG AAAATCCTATGGAAAAGATCGTCGGAATCCACAATCAAAGTCGTCTGAACCCAGTATTGCATCTGAAGTACAGTGTGCATTATGTTGGGCCGTCAGAGGTACAGTGCTGTTATGGCTTCTTATGCTGACTTGGATATGTGCATCTTTATATGATCAAGTTACTACAATGAAGTTAGACATAGGATCAG TTTCGTCAAGCAGTGCCAGTGTGAGCGACTCGCTCCAGATATGTCATACCGCTGCTAAGGAATTGAAAGCTAACGCGACGGAACTGACCACGAGGCTGTCGAAGCTGGAGAAGGATCATCAGGAGCTGGCCCTGAGGATGGAACAAGCCACCAAGGAACTCGCCTTCGTATCAGATCAGCTCTCAGCCGCACCAAAACTGGCGGACACTCCCAGAAGACTCGCCGAACTACAGAGAACTGTTGCCGACTTTGGATCACAg ATCAAAGGCTTCGATAGCGCGTTGGCGTCGGCTAAGAAACAAGCCGTGACCGCCTCATCAGGAGTGGAAGAAGTCAGGAATATACTGCACGAGCTCGAAGGACGGAATAACGACACGATAGCAAACATAACAAACACCATCAAGACAGAGGAAGAACTCAAAAATCAATTgactgtattaaataatacgcTGTTCAATAGAATATATGACATAGAGAATAAAGTTAGGGAGATTAAT AAGCCATCAAGCACGGTCGCTAGCATCACAACCCAGCCTGTAGCCAACGTCACCAAGATAACGAACACTACTGAGACACAag GACCAGCGAAACCGTTTGTGCTGCATTGa